DNA from Daucus carota subsp. sativus chromosome 1, DH1 v3.0, whole genome shotgun sequence:
AGTTGGTGCTAAAACTGTAATGGCTAGTAGTGTTACTGATAGTAATAATGCAGAGCTTTACCAAGCTCTGATAAAAAAAGATGAGCAGAAAGTGCTTGATCTTTGCGAAAAATATGCAGAAGAAGAGGGTCCAATGCGTGTAGTAACCATACACAAAGACACTATTTTACATGTCGCCTTGTATTCCATGCAAGTAGGATTGGTGATCAAGTTATTGGAAAATTTATCGCCCCAATACATACATCTGATGGACCGTAAAAACTCTGGGGGAAACACTGTTCTTCATGAAGCAGCCACCTACGACAAATTATTGGATGCAGTAGAAATGATGTTGAAATTGCGCAAAAATTTGTTAACCATAACGAACAATAACATGGAAAATCCGCTTTTCCGTGCTGCTCGCTATGGACAAAAGGCGATATTCAAGTTTCTGAGTGGTTGTATAGTGAAGGATTTTGATACAGAGGAGCTGGAGAAGTATCATCAGAAGTTTGATGGGAGTACTGTCCTTCACGCAGCCATTGCCGCAGAACATTTTGGTTTGTGATTCCTATTTCTGAATATTTTGATTGTCATTTCTTTTTTTCTCTGGATATCTTTCCCATAAATTCTCTGTTTACATGACAGAGATAAATTATTGATTATGTTAGTCATCACTTTGTGTGATACTTTTTGCCTATTGGAAATTGTTGTAATAGTAGCTATGGATATTGTTCAGCTCTTGACACCACCATGCTCCTTTCACAACTGATATGTAATAAGATAATGAGTCACTGATTCATGTAGATTAACTTTGTCACAAGTTGCTGAATAAGTACTTAGCATACTTTGCTGAGTGGATATCTTCCTTTCTCGTTTTTCCTGTTTTtgagcttcttttttttttaccatcaaataaatttttaacaaaaactagTATAAACAGATTTGGCCTTTGAAATTGCCAAGAAGTATGACCACTTAATTGACCTAAAAGACGGTGATGGACTCACTGCTCTACAACTTCTTGCC
Protein-coding regions in this window:
- the LOC108218507 gene encoding uncharacterized protein LOC108218507, which produces MASSVTDSNNAELYQALIKKDEQKVLDLCEKYAEEEGPMRVVTIHKDTILHVALYSMQVGLVIKLLENLSPQYIHLMDRKNSGGNTVLHEAATYDKLLDAVEMMLKLRKNLLTITNNNMENPLFRAARYGQKAIFKFLSGCIVKDFDTEELEKYHQKFDGSTVLHAAIAAEHFGL